ATTGATGCTGAACTGACAAGAATGTAGTCCTACGGCGGCAGATGCGATTGCTTAtagagagagactcatggactaccttgcggttgtcaacTTGCAAGTTACAAGTCAACCACTCTCATGTCAACTACttccaattatttatatttgtgattCAATGTGACATgtttgtgaacttgcagattatgagaggattccgtacgaggccattcatccattctggaagagcctaagttgggagcatgtacctgttgcagatactggcagctcagatatttgcggactaaaccatggagagatgcacccagaagttgaggcactgacacgttatttccattctttggatactggagggcagagtatggtaaggaggaagcttcaggCGATATATTGTCATGAAAGTAGTACACTATGTACTCCTGAGCTTCGGATAAAGTCCAATCGCACTCCTAAGTTGAACGAGAGCAATCCACCCAAGGGtcgagcaataggatccttgactcatgatccttcagcgtttgaacttacTGACAAGACgattaaagaggaaaagaagtcttcacaaccagcaacgaggaagaagcgtgtgaagaagtctgatacaagccatTTCATGTGTAACTTTCCAGCATTTCTCCATCCATATATTGACAGAATTAcagatgttgaggatgatggtaactgtggctatagatccATTGCTGCATTAATGGGGCATTCCGCCGGTCAGGACGGTTGGCCTTGGGTTAGGGCTTCATTGATACAAAAACTTGATACCAATGTGTTAATGTATAATAGGATGTGGGGCACAAATGTTGTTTATGGCTTACATGATCGACTCACTCTTCCTCTTGGTGACCCGGCCACCCCTGACAAATGGTttcaactgccagagatgggataccttgttgcCACAAAGTACCAATTGGTTCTCGTATCCTTATCCTCTATGGGTTGTAACACATACTTTCCACTGATAGGAGCCGGTCCACGAGATGAGCATACTGTTATAGCTATTGGACATGTGATAAATCACTGGGTACAGGTATATTTTGACCAAATACACTAATATTTTAGTTTCCTACTAGCTTGTCgattaatttttgtatgtggaagttatctaattttatggttATTCTCTAAAATGTAGCTCCAATTAACTcctggacatcctatgccgaCTATTGCTCCCCAGTGGGATTGGCACGCTGATCTTGCCTCCAAATACTGGCGCAACCCATATGGTCCACGTTTAGACATGTACGCTGCACAATTCCAAGCTTGGCTTGGTGCTTTTAGTGGTCATGCGGACTATGTGGACATCACCACAGATTGAATGTTCTTGTATtgtgtaatattaatttgtaaactCTCTGTAATTTTAATCTTGTGGCCCTTATCCACAGGTTGTTGTTAATGACAACTATTTAGACATTATCGTAGATTGGCAGGTTCATGCGtgtacttttggtaatgttaatttgatgtacttttggtaatgttaatttgatgtactcttgtcattttcattttcattaccctccaccaccaaccctgACATTACTCTCAACCACCAGCCCCAACCACACTTCTACCATCCACCAATACACCTTAAATGATTTGACCGCACTCCTGAGCTATAAATCTCTGttgtgtcttgcctcttcttcttactcttcattcctcatcttcctgtctattgtgtcttgcctcttcttcttactcTTCATTCTACACAATGGAACAAGATCCAAATCCATTCGTCCGCCATTGCAAAGGTCAAAGCAACAAATCtagcagctctcgtcctctcattcctggcccggctggcgccatccaggctgccatgtatgcCCGTAGATCTACCCCAAACACACCATTCATTCCGACCCAGGAAATCGTGAGGCGTGTGCTAGATCATGGATCAAGAGTGGGGAATTGCCACTCCACTGGACTCTCTGACAGCGAACGTTGAGAGGGTGGAGAATTTTGTTTGTtgttatcaaatcttgcactcccaatgggttcggagatgcgaaagttaccctcaaggtatgtCTTGTCCTTGCTTTTGTAAGGCCTTGTTTTTGGTCCCCCTTGACTAACCGTTCTTATTTACTTCTCAAACGATTTCAAAAATTTAGGACCCCACGGGTGCTGTTGATGCTAGCATCCATCGCAAGGCCTTTACTCACAGTGAATTTGCGAatgacataactgttggatctgttctcgttctccaaaaggtctgAAACCTAAACATGAAACTTGCTTCATTTTTTGGACAAATAAGCATGGTTTGATTAAAGTATGCATTTTACTTACAGGTTGTTGTGTTTGCACCTAGAGGAACTGtttgttatcttaatataacattgcccaacctagtgaaggtattcccaaaagattgcggaccccatgacttcatcgatatcacagaggaataattttgttttcggtgttgcttatgtttaatttggttgtgtaaccgtttaacttattgtcatggattactacatgctttgaattatttatgttgtcgttgttactgtttttttcattataagagtcatAATATTAAGACTAAAAATAGAACACATGTAAATAAAAAGAGGCAATagtcataacataacataaaaagtcctaacatatacataataatggatcccacataacaagtgtaataaaatcactctccccgaccccgccccctgcgacctctgggtccacgagctctacctccacgaacaccctctccaggatcaccctctccacgagctctgcctccacgggctccgcctccacggggtctgcctccacgagctctgcctcccgcagctgtggctcctcgaatagcagaaaaggcaactccctgggtaccaacgaaggaactccgtcgaaagagatcgagcgccctctcagtgaggaTTCAGGGCTGTGTCCCTGGAGCAAGAGCACCTGGCACCtccagtgactgctccaacaactccacacccctacgtatagcagactgcataaaaataatatacaaaaaaaatgtcattaacaaaaatcacaattgaatggataaaaataatatacaagtaTAGAATCCAAACTTACCACGACACTAAGCTCCTGCCTCTTAtcctcagggatgatgaacacatgggacactctgctataccacctcatgtaacccTCCACCGCCTCTCGCGGATATGTAGCagggatcccctgagggcggaggtgcggctcaaactcagcataggcagcatctacggtctcagcaagggaccccgtcgtctggatctcagaggggtgtcgagggatgtCCTGTATGTAGCCAAACTGGTGCAtaaccctctctggtagatgtcgGCTCACAGACCGGCCGTAAGGTGTCTTGATGTAGCCGGAATAGAAGGCCCTGGGATCCCGCGGTCGAAcagcccgatggtcctcaaatggggtccatgTGATATCATCTAATGTAAGCTCATCCAGCATGACTCGTCTCTCATCGAGTCCGGAATGCGCGATCCGGGACGTGGACCACCgctgcgccctaggctggtcctgtgtTTAGTCGGGTACCTCCGTCCTGATAATGACGCTGCTGGATATGTACTCATATGCCCATGACAGCAAGAGGGAGGTGAACCCTCCGATCTGGGCTGTCTTCCTGCGGGACGCACGACTAAGCTGTTCGTACAACGATGCCAGCGCAATCGCACCCCACGCGTACTCCGACACGCGAGCGAGGTCCTCCAGCATCCCGATCCAGTAGACAGTAGTGTGGTAACCCCCACTCTTGCTGGCAAAGAATGTGGCaccaagctggttcaccagctAGATCCTAGCAGCATCCTCATGGCAgtgctctacaatgaaatgaattaagttaacagttattaataagacgctaaaaataaatacaacttaaTAAAGTAATGATTAAGACATACCATCCAAAGCAAACATatacatggccttcagagtaaGGAACCGGATATTCTGGCCACCCGCCGCCTCAAACTCAAGCAGATAATCAGCAGCAGATCCTCCCAGGAGCTGGGCGCAGAGCGCTACACACTCATCTCGCTCCCCCCTGTCCGGCgtgtagaacctcgaccccgcgggaagatggagaagagccgacacgtcgtccagggtgatagtcatctccccgaacggcatgtggaagctactcgtctcctcatgccatctctcaaCAAGGGCCAGTATGAGAGGTGGGTCTGTCTCCGGTAACCCGCACCAAGGCAGGTGATACAAACCCGTCTGCTGCAGCAGCTATCGCACATGTGTATGGGCCTCTGAATCGCCATCATAGGGGAGGTTCCATACCTTCCCCCCAACAGTGGCCACCCTCAGTGTCCGAAGGTCATCGTACCGCGGGTCTGTGCGTAGAAGTGCCTGCCACATCCAAGGAGCCTTGTGGTCGGGAAAATGCGCAAGAAGCGACAGATCCTCAGGCCCCCCGGGAAACGGTGCCACCCTCTGGATGAGGTCATCCACACCGCCCTGTGCCCCCTCCTCTGGCACGacatcagcagcatcaatctcctcctggagaataagaggctcctcctcctcaccactaaGCTCAGAAGAAGACTCCTCGCCACTAGGCTCAGAAGAAGACTCCTCCCCAGATGTCTCCTGACGAGGTAACTCAACCATCGGAGACAACGGAGTAGGATCCAGCTCAGTCGCATCCCTAGTAGCAGACGGAGCCGGAGTAGCTGACGGAGCCCCGACCGGAGTAGCAGATGGAGATGGAGACGGAGCCGAAGCCTCTACTGCTTGAGTGGCTGCAATATGGTCGCCGCGCCTGgtagaagcatgcaagcgctCGTGTCGATCCACTGGATCCTCACTAGTACAAGCATGTCGCGACCTCTTCctcccgcccttcattctcgctatctgtgcaaaacaaacaaatttaacaataCTTGTCATAATAAGTAAAGCATTTTCACATATGAGCATATCATTTGAGTCATTTTTTTACTTAATCAGGAAATTTCCAACCAATCATTTAGCAACTAACCatatgaaaaggaaaatatagagaattagttgttagtttgcatgtgaatgtgattaaattaaatttctagcTGTGTTAAGGTCAAGCAACCATCATCACAagcaaacaaaaacaataaacaactttcctAATTACAACACATGAAGAATATGAaactcaaatctatcttgatcttttccaattctcaacaaatcaGCAAAGTAATCCTGGAAGTTAAATACATGCCATGGTTAaatattggaaataaattttggaaGTCTGCACTGTAATATCGGAAATTCATTTTCCATTAtcatatcggaaaatcattttccattatcaTATCGGAAATTAATTTTCCGATATTACAGTGAACCCAGAAGCAGACCCAAATGCACCCCACTCGTGCCCATACTCATTTCATGGAATTTCAGGCAACAAAACACGACaaaacctacctctaatcatcaatcaactaccctagtgttcaacCATTGACCTAATTCAAACTTGAAATGTGAGAATTATTGAAGTCaaaacttaccttttgaatgtaatggaatgggTCTTTGAGGGAGCTTTGATGATGATTAGAACCGACCTTTGAGATGATTGAAGTGGTGGAACCGAGCTTTGAGAGAGATTGAAGAGGGTGtgatttggggagggaaatttgggttttgaaataatgGGTTTCAAAACCCAAACTGTCGAGTTTATATGTCACgatcggtaaatgattacccgTTATAGTGTcgggtaatcatttaccgtTATTAATCAACTGGTTTTTTGGTAATTTCGCTCCTTCAGGTGGGGCGTGGGGCCTAATgggtggggtgttaaacccaaatccCCTATAGTCCGTGACATGTAGCAACATAAGAGTGGCTCCACCCTTGAGTCGTGATAAGGAATGAAAGGTTTGAGTTTCAAGCTGCAGCTTCACATTATGCGTTTTACAGAATGGGACCCCTTTTTCGCTAAAGCTCTTTGTCGGCTTTTGTACCCTagtagtataattttttttagaaattacagttttggggtacttttttatttatttaccaatctagTATAAATCGTCACTGTCAGTGGcaattctatttatttattttatttttttaaagaatcgccaatagcattggcgttttcattttttttcgttttttatataaatcgccaaccatgttggcgttttcttattttttatttttgttttttctgacAATCGCCAACATAGTTGGCGTTTattaccttttttatttttttaaaatcgcccacatgtttttttttaaattagtaattaaaatgatatttaatcaattgattCTCACACACAATTTTATGTTATTACTCACTTTTGCAGCACTTTGATAATAAATTATTTGGTCTACCGGCAAGTTCTCGCGctaagctgaggatttggcaTGCAATTGGGACCTGAGTAAGATGGTCAATACTCTTCATCCCCAACTAAACTATGTAATGCATATGTTTATCTTTAAATATCGGTTCAAATATTTATGATTAAAGTGCTGCAAAAGTGAGTAATGACACAAAATTCTGTGTGAATATCAATTGATTAAATAccattttaattactaatttaaaaaaattaaaaaaacgtgTGGGtgattaaataaaaacaaaaaggtAAAAAAGCCAACATAATTGGTGATTgtcagaaaaaacaaaaataaaaaataagaaaacgccaacatggttggcgatttatataaaaaacgaaaaaaaaaacgcAAATACTATTGGcagttctttaaaaaaattaaaaaaaataaatagaatcgCCATTGTCAATGACGATTTATACTAGAttgataaataaaagaaaaagtacaTCAAAGCcataatttccaaaaaaaactaTACTACTAAGGTACAAAAGCCTCTCGTACACTCCATAAGCCTGCTGCTTATAAAATAGTCGTGTGATAAGAAATGAACAGGGTAGGTTTGAAGCTGCTGCTTCACATTATGTCTCTCTGCGTTGGGGAGTAAATGTACGTATATAGTTTCTGATTGGAGTTTGTTCTCCAGAGACTGTCGGCAGCAGCAGCttttatcattttcattttgttttaaaaGAAGAGCCAATGGTGATGGTTCATGGTGGGGAGAGCCAATGGTggatatttttaatatatataccaATCAATATAAATCTTGGCGTTGGAGTAATTGAAAACGTAAAGAAAAGTAGGTAAAGAATTAAATTTCTAAATTATTGAATCTGTAAAATTACATTCTCCTACCACATGCATGAGCACCTTACTCTTTTAGACATTTTTCTAAGAATTGCATTGATTGTTAGTGTAAATTTTATTTACACAAAATCTAATTAATTTTCAACAAatccaaaaatatatttttattttaagtaaATTAAGACCAATATAGCTATTCATGTGTTGTGACGGAATATCCATTAaactttatttattatattttttgcaTATATTTTTAGGGGAAATCTTCCATACGGCATCTCTCTGAGGAGGTACCGgtccaccaaaaaaaaaaaggactacAACtgcaaatattttatttttggcgCCATATTTGTAAATCCACTAGGGGTCTATTTCAAACTTCAAGATTCATTTCCACTTACAGTCCCTTTTTCTCTTTAATTTCATATCCAACGCCTATAATATGGTATATTTTAGGTACTAGTCCTCTAAAATAGATCTGGGCTTCATCACCgtgttcttcatcatcatcatcatcatcaagatAGACACCGCGAACATCATTTTTCCGGCGACATTCATAATCTGACACGAGAATTCTTGTCCGCAGATCCACCACCTTCGTTCCTCTAGAAGAATCCCACATCATCGTGGGTGGTCCATTCATCTCCGGCCGGAACTCCGCCGTAGCGCCACCgtgttcttcatcatcatcatcagcatcaccgtgttcttcatcatcatcaagatAGACACCGCGAACATCATTTTTCCGGCGACATTCATAATCTGAAACGTGTACTTG
This portion of the Lotus japonicus ecotype B-129 chromosome 3, LjGifu_v1.2 genome encodes:
- the LOC130743589 gene encoding uncharacterized protein LOC130743589; protein product: MCNFPAFLHPYIDRITDVEDDGNCGYRSIAALMGHSAGQDGWPWVRASLIQKLDTNVLMYNRMWGTNVVYGLHDRLTLPLGDPATPDKWFQLPEMGYLVATKYQLVLVSLSSMGCNTYFPLIGAGPRDEHTVIAIGHVINHWVQLQLTPGHPMPTIAPQWDWHADLASKYWRNPYGPRLDMYAAQFQAWLGAFSGHADYVDITTD